One window of Ziziphus jujuba cultivar Dongzao chromosome 5, ASM3175591v1 genomic DNA carries:
- the LOC132803748 gene encoding multifunctional methyltransferase subunit TRM112 homolog A-like codes for MRLLTHNMLASNIKGVTNGFPLRIEVEKAIEKQVDFNPEFLKNMFTKIHWKALVDASRIMGFAELPEEADSSMLESDDFLRNFHHALLELHLEEGALVCPETGRRFPVNKGIPNMLLHEDEV; via the coding sequence atgaggttGCTAACCCACAACATGCTGGCCTCGAACATCAAGGGCGTCACCAATGGCTTCCCTCTCCGAATCGAAGTCGAGAAAGCGATTGAAAAACAGGTCGATTTCAACCCGGAATTCCTCAAGAACATGTTCACCAAAATCCACTGGAAAGCACTTGTAGATGCTTCTCGTATCATGGGCTTCGCCGAGCTTCCCGAGGAGGCCGATAGCTCCATGCTTGAATCCGATGACTTCCTGAGGAATTTCCACCATGCCCTTCTGGAGCTTCACCTCGAGGAAGGTGCTCTTGTTTGTCCCGAAACCGGTCGGAGATTTCCTGTTAATAAGGGAATTCCTAATATGCTTCTTCATGAGGACGAGGtgtga
- the LOC132803747 gene encoding riboflavin biosynthesis protein PYRD, chloroplastic, whose protein sequence is MQVQRFSLPNSTLSPCSLSPTFSSTHRLTTKLCVFNLSSTSGFFKSLKRVSKLPTGLGNHDGLVRIRCGVVEDDNGDGFYVRRCVEIARKAIGCTSPNPLVGCVIVKDGKIVGEGFHPKAGQPHAEVFALRDAGNLAENATAYVSLEPCNHYGRTPPCTEALINAKVKRVVVGMVDPNPIVASKGVDRLKDAGIEVTVGVEQELCKMLNESYIHKMLTGKPFVTLRYSLSVNGHIVDQLGEGAEEPGGYYSQLLQEYDAVILSSASINDKFQFPASQEPGANQPLWIIAARNHSSSTNISSLAIETASKLIIFTDKEMVEDPKMAQKGIERVVLGELNLNAILEYCSRQGFCSVLIESRGKVEAIKEFLQEGIERNLLQKVVVEVLPLWVEIDNGNLPVALKGLRRRLEMKKLQTKISGKSVVVEGYI, encoded by the exons ATGCAAGTCCAAAGATTTTCACTTCCCAATTCTACTCTTTCTCCGTGTAGTCTCTCACCCACTTTCTCATCAACACACCGTCTGACTACTAAACTCTGTGTTTTTAATCTAAGTTCCACATCTGGGTTTTTTAAGTCTCTTAAAAGGGTATCCAAATTGCCTACTGGTTTGGGAAATCATGATGGTTTGGTTAGGATAAGATGTGGAGTGGTAGAAGACGATAATGGAGATGGGTTTTATGTGAGGAGGTGTGTGGAGATTGCAAGGAAGGCTATTGGGTGTACCAGCCCCAATCCTTTGGTTGGTTGTGTTATTGTCAAGGATGGAAAAATTGTTGGTGAAGGGTTTCATCCTAAAGCTGGCCAGCCTCATGCCGAG GTTTTTGCTCTTAGAGATGCTGGAAACTTGGCTGAAAATGCAACAGCATATGTGAGCTTGGAACCATGTAATCACTATGGAAGAACTCCACCATGCACAGAGGCGTTAATTAATGCTAAAGTAAAAAGGGTGGTGGTGGGAATGGTAGATCCAAATCCAATTGTAGCATCAAAAGGAGTGGACAGATTGAAAGATGCAGGAATTGAAGTTACAGTAGGTGTAGAACAAGAATTATGCAAGATGCTCAATGAGTCTTACATCCATAAAATGTTGACAGGGAAGCCTTTTGTCACATTAAG ATATTCCCTCTCAGTCAATGGCCACATTGTAGACCAGCTTGGGGAAGGAGCTGAAGAGCCTGGTGGATACTACTCACAATTGCTTCAAGAATATGATGCAGTTATACTTTCTTCAGCCTCAATAAATGACAAATTTCAATTTCCTGCATCCCAAGAACCTGGAGCCAATCAACCTCTATGGATTATAGCAGCCAGAAACCATAGTTCCTCTACTAATATCTCTAGTTTGGCCATAGAAACAGCTAGTAAGCTGATTATATTCACTGACAAAGAGATGGTAGAAGACCCAAAAATGGCTCAGAAGGGAATTGAAAGAGTAGTCTTAGGTGAGCTCAACTTAAATGCCATTCTGGAATATTGTAGCCGTCAAGGATTTTGTAGCGTTTTGATTGAGTCAAGAGGGAAGGTAGAAGCTATCAAAGAGTTTCTCCAAGAGGGCATTGAGCGAAATTTGTTGCAAAAAGTTGTTGTAGAGGTATTGCCTTTGTGGGTCGAAATTGATAATGGGAATCTGCCAGTTGCATTGAAGGGTTTGAGGAGAAGACTAGAAATGAAGAAATTGCAAACTAAAATATCAGGAAAGAGTGTTGTTGTTGAGGGATATATATAA
- the LOC132803746 gene encoding pentatricopeptide repeat-containing protein At5g42450, mitochondrial, with the protein MKSPLSFFQLARWKTSTSPCSLLIETQKENHSVFKQGVSDVQLESVLSHSKSKSNAFLNACKLFDESSDLSIVSATAIIGHFARQNRHEEAVYLFARMLLSDIRPNEFTFGTLVHSSTALGDIHVGQQLHACATKIGLHGNVFVGSALLDFYAKLSSIENARRAFEDTHFPNVVSYTTLICGYLNRDRIEDALRLFKAMPERNIVSWNAMIGGYSQTGHNEEAVNLFVEMLQQGLIPNHSSFPCVITAAANITALGIGRAFHACAVKFLGKLDVFVGNSLVSFYAKCGSMEESLLVFNKLGERNLVSWNAVICGYAQNGRGQEAISFLKRMQVSGCEPNGVTLLGLLWACNHTGLVDEAYFYFNRVRLEHPRMLKPEHYACMVDLLSRSGRFRQAEEFIHDLPFDPGIGFWKALLSGCQIHSNIDLAEFAARKILALDPEDVSSYVMLSNAHSAAGRWQSVSVIRREMKEKGMKRVPGCSWIEIKNKVHVFATGDRNHPQKDEIYTVLSSCIENIRENELFVVLAES; encoded by the coding sequence ATGAAATCACCTCTCTCATTTTTCCAACTCGCACGCTGGAAAACATCCACTTCACCTTGTTCACTTCTTATTGAAACCCAGAAAGAAAATCACAGTGTGTTTAAACAAGGAGTCTCAGATGTTCAATTAGAATCTGTTTTGTCCCACTCTAAATCTAAATCAAATGCTTTCTTGAATGCGTGCAAATTGTTCGACGAATCGTCTGACTTGAGCATAGTATCGGCCACGGCCATAATCGGCCACTTTGCTCGGCAGAACCGCCATGAAGAGGCCGTCTATCTCTTTGCTAGAATGTTGCTCTCGGATATTAGACCCAATGAGTTCACATTTGGGACTTTGGTTCACTCCTCAACTGCGTTGGGAGACATTCATGTAGGCCAGCAACTTCATGCATGTGCAACCAAGATTGGTTTGCATGGGAATGTCTTTGTGGGAAGTGCGCTTTTGGATTTTTATGCTAAGTTGAGTAGCATTGAGAACGCTAGGCGGGCTTTTGAAGATACCCACTTTCCAAATGTTGTTTCTTACACGACTTTGATATGTGGGTACCTGAATAGGGACAGAATTGAAGATGCTCTTCGTCTTTTTAAAGCAATGCCAGAGAGAAACATTGTTTCTTGGAATGCAATGATTGGCGGGTATAGCCAGACAGGCCACAATGAAGAGGCAGTTAATCTTTTCGTCGAGATGCTTCAACAAGGGTTGATTCCTAACCATTCTTCTTTCCCCTGTGTCATTACTGCAGCTGCCAATATAACAGCACTTGGAATTGGCAGAGCTTTTCATGCCTGTGCTGTTAAGTTCTTGGGTAAGCTTGATGTGTTTGTAGGCAATTCTCTTGTAAgcttttatgcaaaatgtggaaGCATGGAAGAGAGTCTCTTGGTTTTCAACAAACTTGGGGAAAGAAATTTGGTTTCTTGGAATGCAGTGATTTGTGGTTATGCTCAAAATGGTAGAGGACAGGAAGCTATAAGCTTTTTAAAAAGGATGCAGGTATCAGGTTGTGAACCTAATGGTGTCACACTTCTTGGATTGTTATGGGCTTGTAATCATACTGGCCTTGTTGATGAGGCTTATTTCTACTTTAATAGGGTGAGACTTGAACACCCCAGAATGCTAAAACCAGAGCACTATGCTTGTATGGTTGACTTACTCTCTCGGTCTGGGCGTTTCAGACAAGCTGAGGAGTTTATTCACGATTTGCCTTTTGATCCAGGAATTGGATTTTGGAAAGCCCTGCTTAGTGGTTGTCAGATCCATTCAAACATCGATTTGGCAGAGTTTGCTGCCAGGAAAATCTTGGCTTTGGACCCTGAAGATGTGTCATCATATGTGATGCTGTCCAATGCACACTCTGCAGCTGGTAGATGGCAGAGCGTTTCTGTAATTAGGAGAGAAATGAAAGAGAAGGGGATGAAGAGGGTACCAGGCTGCAGTTGGATCGAGATAAAAAACAAAGTTCATGTTTTTGCTACTGGGGATCGGAATCATCCCCAGAAGGATGAAATCTATACGGTGTTGAGTTCTTGCATTGAGAATATAAGGGAGAACGAACTTTTCGTTGTTCTTGCAGAGTCTTGA
- the LOC132803878 gene encoding uncharacterized protein LOC132803878: MPSLSLHLCSGTCTGTTIIHRKDHLGFNRSLAFTSGAHSLFTSLSFTSTIFPKPSSGKLVSQYQNKPNRGKEKTPPLKGKNKDNVWSVDNELATKEKQRAARRGQKGRRGFARKKNRDGAGRVAMVSGAMLMEVETVLQTQEPVIKPVWNTFASSVSGIWKGVGAAFSPITAEIEPIEIGTRNENLYDCYTLSCIEAVPSSSGATTSQIQRKINWVTLNPYGEIPQHNGGSAGTKEGEASSLPTFESFDFDRSDVMEEDTMGDEPGLVFFEDGSYSRGPVDIPVGEHDDSKYYLSPTFKFEQCLVKGCHKRLRIVHTIEFSNGGSDIQIMRVAIYEEKWVSPANLRNLSDMDFDLKPFSQRKRTQPSELTGSWKVFEVSATPIFGDETANEQENSSPYVYLCTETLKKRSLPESSVYFGEEEMLDMQDVTMLWLPGGVTGYVDVKKDGILCIGFGWYSDEGINLVMERDYGVDGKLKEVRYKSEVKRRWSDPLPV, from the exons ATGCCCTCACTGTCCCTCCACCTCTGCTCCGGCACCTGCACCGGAACCACCATCATCCACCGGAAAGACCACCTGGGTTTCAATCGCTCACTGGCCTTCACTTCCGGAGCACATAGCCTCTTCACTTCTCTCTCCTTCACATCCACCATTTTCCCAAAACCAAGCTCCGGAAAGCTTGTCTCCCAGTATCAGAACAAACCCAACCGTGGCAAAGAGAAAACGCCGCCGTTGAAGGGAAAGAACAAGGACAATGTTTGGAGCGTCGACAACGAGCTCGCCACCAAGGAAAAACAGAGAGCTGCTCGTAGAGGTCAGAAAGGAAGAAGGGGCTTTGCGAGGAAGAAGAATAGAGATGGTGCTGGTAGAGTTGCAATGGTCTCTGGTGCTATGCTAATGGAGGTCGAAACCGTTCTTCAAACTCAG GAACCTGTAATAAAACCAGTGTGGAATACATTTGCTAGTAGTGTTAGTGGGATATGGAAAGGGGTTGGGGCAGCATTTTCACCCATTACAGCTGAAATTGAACCAATTGAAATTGGAACTAGGAATGAGAATTTATATGATTGCTATACACTTTCCTGCATTGAGGCTGTGCCATCCTCTTCTGGAGCGACTACATCTCAAATTCAAAGAAAGATCAATTGGGTGACTTTAAATCCTTATGGTGAGATACCGCAGCATAATGGTGGTAGTGCTGGAACTAAAGAAGGTGAGGCATCCTCTTTGCCTACATTTGAGTCTTTTGACTTTGATAGAAGTGATGTGATGGAAGAAGATACCATGGGAGATGAACCAGGTCTCGTTTTCTTTGAG GATGGATCTTATTCTAGGGGTCCTGTTGATATCCCGGTTGGTGAACATGATGATTCTAAGTATTACCTTTCACCTACTTTCAAATTTGAACAG TGCTTGGTTAAAGGTTGCCACAAGAGGCTTCGCATTGTTCACACTATAGAATTCAGCAATGGTGGTTCAGACATACAGATTATGAGAGTTGCCATTTATGAAGAAAAGTGGGTCAGTCCTGCCAATCTTCGCAATCTCAG TGATATGGATTTCGATTTGAAGCCATTCTCTCAGCGCAAACGAACCCAGCCATCAGAGCTGACTGGGTCATGGAAGGTGTTCGAGGTCAGTGCTACTCCAATATTTGGTGATGAAACGGCCAACGAGCAAGAAAATAGCTCTCCCTATGTCTATCTTTGCACAGAGACTCTCAAGAAGAGGAGCTTGCCTGAGAGTTCTGTTTACTTTGGAGAGGAAGAGATGCTGGACATGCAAGATGTCACTATGCTTTGGCTTCCGGGTGGTGTTACTGGCTATGTTGATGTAAAGAAGGATGGCATCCTTTGTATTGGTTTTGGGTGGTACTCTGACGAAGGAATCAACCTTGTTATGGAGAGGGATTATGGAGTAGATGGAAAGCTCAAGGAGGTTCGATATAAATCGGAGGTAAAGAGAAGGTGGTCTGATCCACTCCCTGTGTAG
- the LOC132803719 gene encoding uncharacterized protein LOC132803719 isoform X1 → MDDRGGGGGSFVAVRRISQGLDRGNTCHSTSAEVVAGSAAWLGRGLSCVCAQRRESDARPSFDLTPAQEECLQRLQNRIDVAYDSSILEHQEALRALWNAAFPEEELHGLISDQWKEMGWQGKDPSTDFRGGGFISLENLLFFARNFPVRSVSSPASKSFQDLLRKQEGDRSVWEYPFAVAGVNITFMLIQMLDLEAVKPRTLVGATFLKFLADNELAFDLLYCITFKLMDHQWLTMRASYMDFNTVMKSTRRQLEKELLLEDITRLEELPSYGLLSR, encoded by the exons ATGGACGACAGAGGAGGTGGTGGAGGTTCATTTGTTGCTGTCAGGAGGATTTCTCAAGGTCTTGACCGAGGCAACACCTGCCATTCAACCTCTG CTGAGGTTGTAGCAGGGTCAGCAGCATGGCTTGGTAGAGGGCTTTCTTGTGTGTGTGCACAGAGAAGAGAGAGTGATGCCCGTCCTTCGTTTGATTTAACCCCTGCCCAG GAGGAATGCTTGCAGAGACTACAGAACCGGATAGATGTTGCTTATGATAGTTCAATCCTTGAGCATCAG GAAGCTCTAAGGGCTCTTTGGAATGCTGCCTTTCCCGAAGAAGAACTTCATGGTTTAATATCTGATCAATGGAAGGAAATGGGGTGGCAAGGAAAGGACCCATCAACAGATTTTAG GGGTGGTGGTTTCATATCATTGgagaatttgttattttttgccAGGAATTTTCCGGTACGATCAGTATCATCTCCTGCTTCT AAATCCTTCCAGGATCTCCTTCGAAAGCAGGAAGGTGATCGCTCGGTTTGGGAATACCCATTTGCTGTGGCTGGTGTGAACATTACATTCATGCTTATTCAGATGCTCGATCTTGAAGCAG TCAAACCAAGAACGCTGGTTGGAGCAACTTTCTTGAAGTTCCTTGCAG ATAACGAGCTTGCATTTGACCTTCTTTATTGCATCACATTCAAGCTAATGGATCATCAGTGGCTCACAATGCGTGCATCATATATGGATTTTAAT ACAGTGATGAAATCCACACGTCGACAGCTGGAAAAAGAGCTTCTGCTTGAAGATATAACACGGCTTGAAGAATTGCCCTCATATGGCCTTCTTTCGCGATAG
- the LOC132803719 gene encoding uncharacterized protein LOC132803719 isoform X2 has translation MDDRGGGGGSFVAVRRISQGLDRGNTCHSTSAEVVAGSAAWLGRGLSCVCAQRRESDARPSFDLTPAQEECLQRLQNRIDVAYDSSILEHQEALRALWNAAFPEEELHGLISDQWKEMGWQGKDPSTDFRGGGFISLENLLFFARNFPKSFQDLLRKQEGDRSVWEYPFAVAGVNITFMLIQMLDLEAVKPRTLVGATFLKFLADNELAFDLLYCITFKLMDHQWLTMRASYMDFNTVMKSTRRQLEKELLLEDITRLEELPSYGLLSR, from the exons ATGGACGACAGAGGAGGTGGTGGAGGTTCATTTGTTGCTGTCAGGAGGATTTCTCAAGGTCTTGACCGAGGCAACACCTGCCATTCAACCTCTG CTGAGGTTGTAGCAGGGTCAGCAGCATGGCTTGGTAGAGGGCTTTCTTGTGTGTGTGCACAGAGAAGAGAGAGTGATGCCCGTCCTTCGTTTGATTTAACCCCTGCCCAG GAGGAATGCTTGCAGAGACTACAGAACCGGATAGATGTTGCTTATGATAGTTCAATCCTTGAGCATCAG GAAGCTCTAAGGGCTCTTTGGAATGCTGCCTTTCCCGAAGAAGAACTTCATGGTTTAATATCTGATCAATGGAAGGAAATGGGGTGGCAAGGAAAGGACCCATCAACAGATTTTAG GGGTGGTGGTTTCATATCATTGgagaatttgttattttttgccAGGAATTTTCCG AAATCCTTCCAGGATCTCCTTCGAAAGCAGGAAGGTGATCGCTCGGTTTGGGAATACCCATTTGCTGTGGCTGGTGTGAACATTACATTCATGCTTATTCAGATGCTCGATCTTGAAGCAG TCAAACCAAGAACGCTGGTTGGAGCAACTTTCTTGAAGTTCCTTGCAG ATAACGAGCTTGCATTTGACCTTCTTTATTGCATCACATTCAAGCTAATGGATCATCAGTGGCTCACAATGCGTGCATCATATATGGATTTTAAT ACAGTGATGAAATCCACACGTCGACAGCTGGAAAAAGAGCTTCTGCTTGAAGATATAACACGGCTTGAAGAATTGCCCTCATATGGCCTTCTTTCGCGATAG
- the LOC132803719 gene encoding uncharacterized protein LOC132803719 isoform X3: MDDRGGGGGSFVAVRRISQGLDRGNTCHSTSAEVVAGSAAWLGRGLSCVCAQRRESDARPSFDLTPAQEECLQRLQNRIDVAYDSSILEHQEALRALWNAAFPEEELHGLISDQWKEMGWQGKDPSTDFRGGGFISLENLLFFARNFPDLLRKQEGDRSVWEYPFAVAGVNITFMLIQMLDLEAVKPRTLVGATFLKFLADNELAFDLLYCITFKLMDHQWLTMRASYMDFNTVMKSTRRQLEKELLLEDITRLEELPSYGLLSR; encoded by the exons ATGGACGACAGAGGAGGTGGTGGAGGTTCATTTGTTGCTGTCAGGAGGATTTCTCAAGGTCTTGACCGAGGCAACACCTGCCATTCAACCTCTG CTGAGGTTGTAGCAGGGTCAGCAGCATGGCTTGGTAGAGGGCTTTCTTGTGTGTGTGCACAGAGAAGAGAGAGTGATGCCCGTCCTTCGTTTGATTTAACCCCTGCCCAG GAGGAATGCTTGCAGAGACTACAGAACCGGATAGATGTTGCTTATGATAGTTCAATCCTTGAGCATCAG GAAGCTCTAAGGGCTCTTTGGAATGCTGCCTTTCCCGAAGAAGAACTTCATGGTTTAATATCTGATCAATGGAAGGAAATGGGGTGGCAAGGAAAGGACCCATCAACAGATTTTAG GGGTGGTGGTTTCATATCATTGgagaatttgttattttttgccAGGAATTTTCCG GATCTCCTTCGAAAGCAGGAAGGTGATCGCTCGGTTTGGGAATACCCATTTGCTGTGGCTGGTGTGAACATTACATTCATGCTTATTCAGATGCTCGATCTTGAAGCAG TCAAACCAAGAACGCTGGTTGGAGCAACTTTCTTGAAGTTCCTTGCAG ATAACGAGCTTGCATTTGACCTTCTTTATTGCATCACATTCAAGCTAATGGATCATCAGTGGCTCACAATGCGTGCATCATATATGGATTTTAAT ACAGTGATGAAATCCACACGTCGACAGCTGGAAAAAGAGCTTCTGCTTGAAGATATAACACGGCTTGAAGAATTGCCCTCATATGGCCTTCTTTCGCGATAG
- the LOC132803720 gene encoding nucleoside diphosphate kinase 1, translating to MEQTFIMIKPDGVQRGLVGDIIGRFEKKGFTLKGLKLITVDRPFAERHYADLSAKPFFSGLVDYIISGPVVAMIWEGKNVVTTGRKIVGATNPAESAPGTIRGDYAIDIGRNVIHGSDSVESARKEIALWFPDGSVNWQSSLHPWVYE from the exons ATGGAGCAAACTTTCATCATGATCAAGCCCGATGGAGTCCAGAGAGGCCTG gTTGGTGATATTATTGGCAGGTTCGAGAAGAAGGGATTCACTTTGAAAg GTTTGAAGCTCATTACTGTTGATCGTCCTTTTGCTGAGAGACACTATGCTGACCTCTCTGCAAAGCCCTTTTTCAGTGGCTTGGTTGATTACATTATTTCTGGACCCGTTGTTGCTATGATCTGGGAGGGTAAGAATGTTGTGACTACTGGTCGGAAGATTGTTGGAGCCACCAACCCTGCAGAGTCTGCCCCTGGAACCATCCGTGGTGATTATGCCATTGACATTGGCAG GAATGTCATTCATGGTAGCGACTCAGTTGAGAGTGCAAGGAAGGAGATTGCACTCTGGTTCCCTGATGGCTCTGTTAACTGGCAGAGCAGCCTTCACCCTTGGGTTTATGAATAA